A genome region from Mycolicibacterium litorale includes the following:
- a CDS encoding FAD-dependent oxidoreductase, with the protein MPQQRPFHVAIVGSGPSGYFAASSLLKFADSADADRDVRVDMLEMLPTPWGLVRSGVAPDHPKIKSISAQFDKTSGDPRFRFFGNIAVGDHVKPEELAERYDAVVYAVGAQSDRSLNIPGEDLPGSVAAVDFVGWYNAHPHFEQMGPDLSTGRAIVVGNGNVALDVARILVTDPKALASTDIADHALESLDKRGVEEVVVIGRRGPLQATFTTLELRELGDLEGLGDVDVIVDPADLADITDEDLEAAGKTVKQNIKVLRGYAERPPSGAARRIVFRFRTSPIEIKGTDHVESIVLGRNELVNDNGRVVAKDTGEREELPAQLVVRAVGYRGVPTPGLPFDERSGTIPHTDGRIDGRRNEYVVGWIKRGPSGVIGSNKKDSQATVDTVIADLHSATLADFGEDHSEKLVEWLVSRQPKLVTDDHWKLIDEHERSAGQSAGRPRVKLTSVAELLRIGHG; encoded by the coding sequence ATGCCCCAGCAGCGCCCTTTTCACGTGGCGATCGTCGGTTCCGGCCCGTCCGGGTACTTCGCCGCATCCTCTTTACTCAAGTTCGCCGACAGCGCCGACGCGGACCGCGATGTGCGCGTCGACATGCTCGAGATGCTGCCCACGCCGTGGGGTCTCGTGCGGTCCGGGGTGGCGCCCGACCACCCGAAGATCAAGTCCATCAGCGCGCAGTTCGACAAGACGTCGGGCGATCCGCGGTTCCGGTTCTTCGGCAACATCGCCGTCGGCGACCATGTGAAGCCGGAGGAGTTGGCCGAGCGGTACGACGCGGTGGTGTACGCGGTCGGTGCGCAGTCCGATCGCTCGCTGAACATCCCGGGCGAGGATCTGCCGGGCAGTGTGGCGGCGGTCGACTTCGTCGGCTGGTACAACGCCCATCCCCACTTCGAACAGATGGGGCCCGACCTGTCGACCGGCCGGGCGATCGTCGTGGGCAACGGCAACGTCGCCCTTGACGTCGCGCGCATCCTCGTCACCGATCCGAAGGCGCTGGCCAGCACCGACATCGCCGATCACGCGCTCGAGTCCCTGGACAAGCGCGGTGTCGAAGAGGTGGTCGTGATCGGCAGGCGTGGTCCGCTGCAGGCCACGTTCACCACACTCGAGCTGCGCGAACTCGGTGACCTCGAAGGACTCGGCGACGTCGACGTCATCGTCGACCCCGCCGACCTCGCCGACATCACCGACGAGGACCTCGAGGCGGCCGGCAAGACGGTCAAGCAGAACATCAAGGTGCTGCGCGGGTACGCCGAACGTCCACCGAGTGGGGCGGCGCGCCGCATCGTGTTCCGGTTCCGCACGTCACCGATCGAGATCAAGGGCACCGATCACGTGGAGTCGATCGTGCTGGGGCGCAATGAACTGGTCAACGACAACGGCCGTGTGGTGGCCAAGGACACCGGCGAGCGGGAGGAGTTGCCCGCGCAGTTGGTGGTCCGGGCGGTGGGATACCGCGGCGTGCCGACACCGGGTCTGCCGTTCGACGAGCGCAGCGGAACCATCCCACACACCGACGGCCGCATCGACGGTCGGCGCAACGAGTACGTGGTCGGCTGGATCAAACGCGGGCCGTCGGGCGTGATCGGCAGTAACAAGAAGGATTCGCAGGCGACCGTCGACACGGTGATCGCCGACCTGCACAGCGCGACGCTGGCCGACTTCGGTGAGGACCACTCGGAGAAGCTCGTCGAGTGGCTGGTGTCCCGGCAGCCGAAGCTCGTCACCGATGACCACTGGAAGCTGATCGACGAGCACGAACGGTCAGCCGGTCAGTCGGCGGGCAGGCCGCGCGTCAAGCTGACCAGCGTGGCCGAACTCCTCCGCATCGGCCACGGCTGA
- a CDS encoding acyl-CoA dehydrogenase family protein, which translates to MAINLELPKKLNAVIEKAHQGAAEMLRPISRKYDLREHDYPVELDTLATLFEGISEANTISFAGAEAFRDADDGPKGNVNGGNMSAVLNVTEISWGDVGLMLSVPRQGLGNAAISGVATDEQLERLGKGVWAAMAITEPGFGSDSAAVSTTARLEGDEYVINGEKIFVTAGSRASHIVVWATLDKSLGRAAIKSFIVPREHPGVTVERLEDKLGIKASDTAVIRFDNARIPKDNLLGDPEIHVEKGFAGVMETFDNTRPVVAGMAVGIGRAALEELRKILTDAGVEISYDKPAYAQSAAAAEFLRMEADWEAGYLLTVRSAWQADNAIPNSKEASMAKAKAARVGTDITLKVVELAGTVGYSEETLLEKWARDSKILDIFEGTQQIQQLVVARRLLGLTSAQLK; encoded by the coding sequence ATGGCAATCAACCTGGAACTGCCGAAGAAGCTGAACGCGGTCATCGAGAAGGCCCATCAGGGGGCCGCCGAGATGCTGCGTCCGATCTCGCGGAAGTACGACCTGCGCGAGCACGACTACCCGGTCGAGCTGGACACCCTGGCCACCCTGTTCGAGGGCATCTCGGAGGCCAACACCATCTCGTTCGCGGGCGCCGAGGCGTTCCGCGACGCCGACGACGGCCCGAAGGGAAACGTCAACGGCGGCAACATGTCGGCGGTCCTCAACGTCACCGAGATCAGCTGGGGTGATGTCGGCCTGATGCTGTCGGTGCCGCGGCAGGGGCTGGGGAACGCGGCGATCTCCGGCGTCGCGACCGACGAACAGCTCGAGCGGCTCGGCAAGGGTGTGTGGGCTGCCATGGCCATCACCGAGCCGGGCTTCGGTTCGGACTCGGCGGCGGTGTCGACGACGGCCCGGCTCGAGGGCGACGAGTACGTGATCAACGGGGAGAAGATCTTCGTCACCGCCGGATCGCGTGCCAGCCACATCGTGGTGTGGGCGACGCTCGACAAGTCGCTGGGCCGCGCGGCCATCAAATCGTTCATCGTGCCGCGCGAGCACCCCGGCGTGACGGTGGAGCGGCTCGAGGACAAGCTCGGCATCAAGGCCTCCGACACCGCTGTGATCCGCTTCGACAACGCCCGCATCCCCAAGGACAACCTCCTCGGCGATCCGGAGATCCACGTCGAGAAGGGTTTCGCGGGGGTCATGGAGACCTTCGACAACACCCGGCCGGTGGTGGCGGGCATGGCGGTCGGGATCGGCCGCGCCGCGCTCGAGGAGCTCCGCAAGATCCTCACCGACGCAGGCGTCGAGATCTCCTACGACAAACCGGCCTACGCCCAAAGCGCGGCAGCCGCGGAATTCCTTCGCATGGAAGCCGATTGGGAGGCGGGCTACCTGCTGACCGTGCGGTCGGCGTGGCAGGCCGACAACGCGATCCCCAACTCCAAGGAGGCGTCGATGGCGAAGGCCAAGGCGGCGCGCGTGGGTACCGACATCACCCTCAAGGTCGTCGAACTGGCCGGCACGGTCGGCTACTCGGAGGAGACCCTGCTGGAGAAGTGGGCGCGCGACAGCAAGATCCTCGACATCTTCGAAGGCACCCAGCAGATCCAGCAGCTGGTGGTGGCCCGTCGCCTGCTCGGGCTGACCTCCGCACAGCTCAAGTAG
- a CDS encoding PPOX class F420-dependent oxidoreductase, which produces MSTPLPKGLLDLLRKPSPCFVTTLMPDGSPQLTQTWVTTDGERVVINIVAGSQKDKNLRRDPRIALNVADPDEVFRYYAVRGRVADMTTDGGAESIDEISHKYLGTPYPNFTGRPETRVVVTIDAERVTPPAGG; this is translated from the coding sequence GTGTCCACTCCACTGCCTAAAGGCCTGCTCGATCTGCTCCGCAAGCCCAGCCCCTGCTTCGTCACCACGCTCATGCCGGACGGTTCGCCGCAGCTCACCCAGACCTGGGTGACCACCGACGGTGAGCGCGTGGTGATCAACATCGTCGCGGGCAGCCAGAAGGACAAGAACCTGCGGCGCGATCCGCGCATCGCACTCAACGTCGCCGACCCCGACGAGGTGTTCCGCTATTACGCCGTGCGCGGCCGCGTCGCCGACATGACTACCGACGGGGGAGCCGAGAGCATCGACGAGATCTCGCACAAATACCTCGGCACGCCCTACCCCAATTTCACCGGCCGGCCTGAGACCCGCGTCGTCGTCACGATCGACGCCGAGCGGGTGACACCTCCCGCGGGCGGCTGA
- a CDS encoding Dyp-type peroxidase, whose translation MGEGFSRRTLFGAGAVAAGIAGVGLTATAGARVVQPATATEPFYGVHQAGVATRPQAYTTIIALDLRPAHADRAGLRSVMKLWSEDAARLTQGSPALADTEPELAADPARLTVTVGYGPDLFDAVGLTANRPAALRTLPNFRVDRLESRWGGGQLMLQLCADNLLTISHACRILTKNVRSMTTIRWVQRGYRNPASASAGASMRNLMGQVDGTANLNDDAALEQYVWDPGADQPWFAGGTMLVLRRIRAEMDTWDEVDRHSKELFVGRRLSDGAPLTGSRESDEPDFTAAVNGIPVIPENSHIALARHRSDGEQFLRRPYNYDDTPPTGQISDSGLLFIAYQRDPARQFVPVQQRLSEADALNPWITPVGSAVFAIPPGAPVGGYVGQQLLER comes from the coding sequence ATGGGTGAGGGGTTCAGCCGGCGCACGCTGTTCGGGGCCGGCGCGGTCGCCGCGGGAATCGCCGGGGTCGGGCTGACCGCGACGGCCGGTGCCCGTGTGGTTCAGCCCGCGACGGCCACCGAACCGTTTTACGGCGTGCATCAGGCCGGCGTCGCCACACGGCCGCAGGCCTACACCACGATCATCGCGTTGGACCTGAGGCCCGCCCATGCCGACCGAGCCGGGCTGCGGTCGGTCATGAAATTGTGGAGCGAGGACGCGGCCCGGCTGACCCAGGGGTCACCGGCGCTCGCCGACACCGAACCGGAGCTTGCCGCCGACCCGGCGCGGCTCACCGTCACCGTCGGTTACGGTCCGGACCTCTTCGACGCGGTCGGGCTGACCGCCAACCGGCCCGCGGCGTTGCGGACCCTTCCGAATTTCCGGGTCGACCGGCTCGAATCGCGCTGGGGCGGAGGGCAGCTGATGTTGCAGCTGTGCGCCGACAACCTGCTCACCATCAGCCACGCATGCCGAATCCTCACCAAGAACGTCCGGTCGATGACCACGATCCGCTGGGTACAGCGCGGTTACCGCAACCCCGCGAGTGCCTCGGCCGGCGCGTCGATGCGCAATCTCATGGGCCAGGTCGACGGTACGGCGAACCTGAATGACGACGCGGCACTCGAGCAGTATGTGTGGGATCCGGGTGCCGACCAACCGTGGTTCGCGGGCGGCACCATGCTGGTGCTGCGGCGGATCCGCGCCGAGATGGATACGTGGGACGAGGTGGACCGGCACTCCAAGGAGCTGTTCGTCGGTCGCAGACTGAGCGACGGTGCACCGCTGACCGGTTCGCGGGAGAGCGACGAACCCGACTTCACCGCGGCGGTCAACGGGATCCCCGTCATACCGGAGAACTCCCACATCGCGCTGGCCCGGCACCGGTCCGACGGTGAGCAATTCCTCCGCCGCCCCTACAACTACGACGACACCCCTCCGACCGGGCAGATCTCCGACAGCGGGCTGCTCTTCATTGCCTACCAACGTGATCCGGCCCGCCAGTTCGTGCCGGTTCAACAGCGGCTGTCCGAGGCCGACGCGCTCAACCCCTGGATCACGCCGGTCGGATCGGCGGTGTTCGCGATCCCGCCGGGCGCACCCGTCGGGGGTTACGTGGGTCAGCAGCTGCTCGAGAGGTGA
- the hisN gene encoding histidinol-phosphatase: MSTGSFSVADDLELALRLADLADAVTVDRFRALDLQVETKPDLTPVSDADRTVETDIRRQLESERGGDPILGEEFGGATTFSGRQWVIDPIDGTKNFVRGVPVWATLIALLHDGVPVAGVVSAPALQRRWWAADGQGAFVAVAGQAPRPLSVSKVAELESASLSFSSLSGWAKRGLRDRFIDLTDTVWRVRGFGDFFSYCLLAEGAVDIAAEPEVSLWDLAALDILVRESGGTFTNLDGVAGPHGGSVVASNGLLHDAALSRLSR, encoded by the coding sequence ATGAGCACCGGATCCTTCAGCGTGGCCGACGACCTGGAGTTGGCGCTGCGGCTCGCCGACCTTGCGGACGCCGTCACCGTCGATCGCTTCCGCGCGTTGGATCTGCAGGTTGAGACGAAACCCGACCTCACCCCCGTCAGCGACGCCGACCGCACCGTGGAGACCGATATTCGGCGACAACTGGAGAGTGAGCGCGGCGGCGACCCGATCCTCGGCGAAGAGTTCGGTGGCGCAACGACATTCAGCGGCCGGCAGTGGGTCATCGATCCGATCGACGGGACCAAGAACTTCGTGCGCGGCGTCCCGGTGTGGGCGACGCTGATCGCGCTGCTGCATGACGGCGTGCCGGTGGCGGGCGTGGTGAGCGCGCCCGCGTTGCAGCGCCGCTGGTGGGCGGCCGACGGTCAGGGCGCGTTCGTCGCGGTGGCCGGTCAGGCCCCGCGGCCGCTGTCGGTGTCGAAGGTGGCCGAGCTGGAGTCGGCCAGCCTGTCTTTCTCCAGCCTGTCCGGATGGGCCAAACGCGGTCTGCGCGACCGGTTCATCGACCTCACCGACACGGTGTGGCGGGTGCGCGGGTTCGGCGACTTCTTCTCCTACTGCCTCCTGGCAGAGGGCGCCGTGGACATCGCCGCCGAACCCGAGGTGTCGCTGTGGGATTTGGCCGCCCTCGACATCCTGGTGCGCGAATCCGGCGGCACGTTCACGAACCTCGACGGCGTGGCGGGCCCGCACGGCGGCAGCGTCGTCGCCTCCAACGGGTTGCTGCACGACGCGGCGCTGTCCCGCCTCTCGCGCTAG
- a CDS encoding acyl-CoA dehydrogenase family protein, whose translation MTNTLPSKNGTSARPERSGKESAVGLQRHKRTPTDIGLALITPLVGQEFLDRYNLRDPLNRGLKYGVKQVFSAAGASTRQFKRIQGLGKQPTRLPSAPKGSDYFDLTPDDDQKMIVETVKEFAEEVLRPAAHDADAAAAYPPDLIAKAAELGITAVNIPEDFDGIAEHRSTITNALVAEALAYGDMGLALPILAPGGVAAALTHWGSADQQATYLREFAGDNVPQACLAIAEPRPLFDPTALKTTAVRTPGGYRLTGVKSLVPAAADAELFIIAAQLDGKPAMFIVESASEGLRVTPDPSMGVRAAALGRIELDNVAVPLGNRLGEDEASSADTEQDYREAIALSRLGWAALAVGTSHAVLDYVVPYVKERQAFGEPIAHRQAVAFMCANIAIELDGLRLITWRGASRAEQGLPFTREAALAKRFGTDKGMQIGLDGVQLLGGHGYTKEHPVERWYRDLRVIGVAEGVVVL comes from the coding sequence ATGACCAACACCCTGCCGTCCAAGAACGGCACCTCAGCCCGTCCCGAACGCTCCGGCAAGGAGAGCGCCGTGGGCCTTCAGCGACACAAGCGGACCCCGACCGACATCGGGTTGGCGCTGATCACCCCGCTGGTCGGCCAGGAGTTCCTCGATCGGTACAACCTGCGCGACCCCCTCAACCGCGGTCTGAAGTACGGCGTCAAGCAGGTGTTCTCGGCCGCGGGCGCCTCGACCCGGCAGTTCAAGCGGATTCAGGGGCTCGGCAAGCAACCGACGCGGCTGCCGAGCGCCCCGAAGGGGTCGGACTACTTCGACCTGACCCCGGACGACGACCAGAAGATGATCGTCGAGACGGTCAAGGAGTTCGCCGAGGAGGTGCTGCGCCCGGCGGCCCACGATGCCGACGCCGCGGCCGCTTACCCGCCGGATCTGATCGCCAAAGCCGCCGAGCTCGGCATCACGGCGGTGAACATCCCCGAGGACTTCGACGGCATCGCCGAACACCGCTCGACGATCACCAACGCCCTGGTGGCCGAGGCGCTGGCGTACGGCGACATGGGTCTTGCGCTGCCGATCCTCGCCCCGGGCGGGGTGGCCGCGGCGCTCACCCATTGGGGCAGCGCCGACCAGCAGGCCACCTACCTGCGCGAGTTCGCCGGTGACAACGTGCCGCAGGCCTGCCTGGCGATCGCCGAACCCCGTCCGTTGTTCGACCCCACCGCGTTGAAGACGACGGCGGTCCGCACCCCGGGCGGCTACCGGTTGACCGGGGTGAAGTCGCTGGTCCCGGCCGCCGCGGACGCGGAGCTCTTCATCATCGCCGCGCAACTGGACGGCAAGCCGGCGATGTTCATCGTCGAATCGGCATCCGAGGGCCTGCGCGTCACGCCCGATCCCAGCATGGGTGTGCGCGCCGCCGCGCTCGGCCGCATCGAACTCGACAACGTGGCGGTCCCGCTGGGGAACCGGCTCGGCGAGGACGAGGCGTCATCGGCCGACACCGAGCAGGACTACCGCGAGGCGATCGCACTGTCCCGGCTCGGCTGGGCGGCGCTCGCCGTCGGCACCTCACACGCGGTGCTCGACTATGTGGTGCCCTACGTCAAGGAACGCCAGGCCTTCGGCGAGCCGATCGCCCACCGCCAGGCGGTGGCGTTCATGTGCGCCAACATCGCCATCGAACTCGACGGGCTGCGCCTCATCACCTGGCGCGGCGCGTCGCGCGCCGAGCAGGGGCTGCCGTTCACCAGGGAAGCCGCCCTGGCCAAACGCTTCGGCACGGACAAGGGCATGCAGATCGGCCTCGACGGCGTCCAGCTGCTCGGTGGCCACGGATACACCAAGGAACATCCCGTCGAACGCTGGTACCGCGACCTGCGGGTGATCGGCGTCGCCGAGGGCGTCGTCGTCCTCTAG